A region of Cellulophaga sp. RHA19 DNA encodes the following proteins:
- a CDS encoding ChaN family lipoprotein, whose product MKIFQIAIALLFSLSIYSQKPAYVIYNAKGKKVGYKKMLKDLSQKDIVLFGELHNNAIAHWLELEVTKDIHKSKTIVLGAEMLEADNQTQVNNYLNNIIDAKALDTVARLWPNYKTDYAPLVNYAKENKLPFIATNIPRRYANLVYKKGFSGLDSLSTLEKSWIAPLPIIFDSELPTYKNILKMMGDHGTPELVMAQAIKDATMAHFILKNYKPNTTFIHYNGAYHSNNYEGILWYLKNKNGNLNYVTISTVNQEDITKLKEERLNVADYIICVDDDMTTTY is encoded by the coding sequence GTGAAAATATTTCAAATTGCAATAGCCTTACTTTTTTCCTTATCAATTTATAGCCAAAAACCAGCATATGTAATTTATAATGCTAAAGGTAAAAAAGTAGGTTACAAGAAAATGCTAAAAGACCTAAGTCAAAAAGATATTGTTCTGTTTGGAGAACTACACAATAACGCCATTGCTCACTGGTTAGAACTTGAGGTTACTAAAGACATACATAAAAGCAAAACAATTGTATTAGGCGCAGAAATGCTAGAGGCAGACAACCAAACACAAGTAAACAATTACCTAAATAATATTATAGATGCAAAAGCATTAGACACTGTTGCTAGGTTATGGCCTAATTACAAAACAGACTATGCTCCTCTGGTAAATTACGCAAAAGAGAACAAACTACCTTTTATTGCAACTAACATTCCAAGACGATATGCCAACTTGGTCTACAAGAAGGGCTTTTCTGGTTTAGATTCTTTATCTACACTAGAAAAAAGCTGGATAGCACCTTTACCTATTATTTTTGATAGCGAATTACCCACTTATAAAAATATTTTAAAAATGATGGGAGATCATGGTACTCCAGAGCTAGTTATGGCACAAGCAATAAAAGACGCTACAATGGCTCATTTTATTTTAAAAAATTACAAACCCAATACCACCTTTATACATTACAATGGTGCATACCACTCTAATAATTACGAAGGTATTTTATGGTATTTAAAAAACAAAAACGGTAATTTAAACTACGTAACTATTAGCACTGTAAATCAAGAAGATATTACCAAGCTAAAAGAAGAGCGCTTAAATGTTGCTGATTATATTATTTGTGTTGATGATGATATGACAACCACATACTAA
- the porT gene encoding type IX secretion/gliding motility protein PorT/SprT has product MKKILFLFLCLFITASTINAQFNEDPILNLESEDLRPLNWGYFLGFNQYDFKFDYKDDLGDVLVDKSMGFNVGLIGELRLNDFLDLRFEPGLHYTKRTLGFRGFTDVNDAIREIKSTYINFPLLLKVSTRRIGNWKPYIIGGASTSMNLSANEDSVEDNSSATFRMKKATYYYEMGFGIDFYLEYFKFSPSIRGVFAINNELVPDADPNSPWTGNINSMKTRGIFINFTFE; this is encoded by the coding sequence ATGAAAAAAATTCTGTTTCTTTTTTTGTGCCTTTTTATTACTGCTAGCACTATAAATGCGCAGTTTAATGAAGATCCTATTCTAAATTTAGAGTCCGAAGATTTACGCCCTTTAAACTGGGGATACTTTTTAGGTTTTAACCAATACGACTTTAAATTTGACTATAAAGATGATTTAGGTGATGTTTTAGTTGATAAATCTATGGGATTTAACGTAGGTTTAATTGGAGAACTTAGATTAAACGATTTTTTAGATCTACGTTTTGAACCTGGTTTACATTACACAAAAAGAACATTAGGGTTTAGAGGTTTTACAGATGTTAATGATGCCATTAGAGAAATAAAAAGCACCTACATAAACTTTCCGCTTTTACTTAAAGTAAGCACAAGAAGAATAGGAAACTGGAAACCTTATATTATTGGTGGAGCATCTACATCTATGAATTTAAGCGCCAATGAAGATAGCGTAGAAGATAATAGTAGTGCTACATTTAGAATGAAGAAAGCTACCTATTATTATGAAATGGGTTTTGGAATAGATTTTTACCTAGAGTATTTTAAGTTTTCACCTTCTATTAGAGGTGTTTTTGCTATTAACAATGAGTTGGTACCAGATGCAGACCCTAATAGTCCTTGGACAGGAAATATTAACTCTATGAAAACAAGAGGTATTTTTATAAACTTTACTTTTGAGTAA
- the ubiE gene encoding bifunctional demethylmenaquinone methyltransferase/2-methoxy-6-polyprenyl-1,4-benzoquinol methylase UbiE, with amino-acid sequence MAEKVTPYKDSELGKKEQVTQMFDTISKNYDGLNRVISFGIDIKWRKRVVNLLKAKKPKTILDIATGTGDLAINLTKTGATKITGLDISPGMLDVGKQKVAAKNLNNTIDMIIGDSENLPFGDNSFDAITVAFGVRNFENLDKGLTEILRVLKPKGTFVVLETSVPTKTPFKQGYKFYTKYILPTIGKMFSKDRTAYSYLSESASIFPHGKEFNNILQKNGFISIENKPQTFGVASIYVASK; translated from the coding sequence ATGGCAGAAAAAGTTACTCCTTATAAAGATTCTGAACTTGGGAAAAAGGAACAGGTTACACAAATGTTTGATACCATTTCTAAGAATTATGATGGCTTAAACAGAGTAATTTCTTTTGGAATAGATATTAAATGGCGCAAAAGAGTGGTTAATCTTTTAAAAGCCAAAAAACCTAAAACCATTTTAGATATTGCTACAGGCACAGGTGACCTTGCTATTAATCTTACAAAAACAGGCGCTACTAAAATTACAGGTTTAGATATTTCTCCTGGTATGTTAGATGTTGGCAAACAAAAAGTAGCTGCTAAAAATTTAAACAACACCATAGATATGATTATTGGTGATAGTGAAAATTTACCTTTTGGTGATAACTCTTTTGATGCCATAACCGTAGCCTTTGGTGTGCGTAATTTTGAAAACCTAGACAAAGGACTAACAGAAATTTTACGTGTATTAAAACCAAAAGGGACTTTTGTTGTTTTAGAAACTTCTGTACCAACAAAAACACCTTTTAAACAAGGTTATAAATTTTACACAAAATACATACTACCTACCATTGGTAAAATGTTCTCTAAAGACCGTACTGCATACTCTTATTTATCTGAATCTGCATCTATTTTTCCTCACGGAAAAGAGTTCAACAATATTTTACAAAAAAATGGGTTTATATCTATAGAGAATAAGCCGCAAACTTTTGGAGTTGCATCCATTTACGTTGCATCTAAATAA
- a CDS encoding TrmH family RNA methyltransferase, producing MVSKSQIKFIKNLQQKKHRTEHKLFVVEGVKTVKELVKANIKPYAIYTTSSTVLEDETFKSELVSTADLKKISALKTPNNILAVFHQPKEKKITTNNWVVAVDDVRDPGNLGTIIRLCDWFGITNLFCSTQTVDCYNPKTLQATMGSLARVNIVYGDLEAFLKSTKMPVYGAFMDGKNVYKESFAVENGVLVMGNEANGVSAAVEELITKKISIPQYGAKTTESLNVATATAILLNEIRRGA from the coding sequence ATGGTTAGTAAAAGCCAAATAAAATTTATAAAGAATCTACAGCAAAAAAAGCACCGAACAGAGCATAAATTGTTTGTAGTAGAAGGGGTAAAGACGGTAAAAGAGTTGGTAAAGGCCAACATAAAGCCTTATGCAATTTATACAACAAGTTCTACTGTTTTAGAGGATGAAACTTTTAAAAGTGAGTTAGTTTCTACTGCTGATTTAAAAAAGATAAGTGCCTTAAAAACTCCTAATAATATTTTAGCTGTTTTTCATCAGCCTAAAGAAAAAAAGATTACTACAAATAATTGGGTTGTTGCTGTAGATGATGTTCGTGATCCTGGAAATTTAGGTACTATAATAAGGTTGTGTGACTGGTTTGGTATCACTAACTTATTTTGTTCTACCCAAACTGTAGATTGTTACAATCCAAAAACATTACAGGCAACAATGGGTTCTTTAGCAAGGGTTAATATTGTGTATGGTGATTTAGAAGCGTTTTTAAAATCGACAAAAATGCCGGTTTATGGTGCTTTTATGGACGGAAAAAATGTGTACAAAGAAAGTTTTGCAGTAGAAAATGGTGTTTTGGTAATGGGAAATGAAGCCAACGGTGTTTCTGCAGCAGTTGAAGAACTAATAACTAAAAAAATAAGCATACCACAATACGGAGCAAAAACTACAGAGAGTTTAAATGTAGCAACAGCAACAGCAATTTTACTAAACGAAATTAGAAGAGGAGCTTAA
- a CDS encoding DUF3667 domain-containing protein, with amino-acid sequence MPNTNTACKNCENKFDATYEFCPHCGQKSNDKLTVGVLFSNTIKNYFSVDARFFKSFFPLLLKPGYLPTKFIEGKRLLYLHPAQLYLFSSIVFFFFFSFKVSKQERQIRESVKSEKTLKQTIDSIKTYNANDSLAAATVIEKLKQNQDKTGLKDEELAKLDSIIKGQNYKGDDFMTFGFNESKVDSLIDINAPDSLITKEMGQTEDAGYFTKKAYTQVLKLYKDNGSLASILHSFYDTIPIALFFLLPIFAFILKLLFYSKGPFAYHLVFAFYYFSYLFSTFIILLLISFVWPSFSGYVQFLIILSTFIYLCIALQKFYKQGWLLSFFKGSLATFIYFVIVIPIAITILSAFAFLMY; translated from the coding sequence ATGCCCAACACCAATACTGCTTGTAAAAATTGTGAAAACAAATTTGATGCAACTTATGAGTTTTGTCCCCATTGCGGACAAAAATCTAACGACAAATTAACGGTTGGTGTTTTATTTAGCAACACAATTAAAAACTATTTTTCTGTAGACGCTCGTTTCTTTAAAAGTTTTTTTCCTTTGCTTTTAAAACCTGGGTATTTACCTACTAAATTTATAGAAGGCAAGCGCTTATTATATCTTCACCCTGCACAACTGTACTTATTTTCGTCAATCGTATTTTTCTTTTTCTTTTCATTTAAGGTAAGTAAACAAGAACGTCAAATTAGAGAAAGTGTAAAATCAGAAAAAACACTTAAACAAACTATAGATTCTATAAAAACATACAACGCTAACGATTCTTTAGCTGCTGCTACTGTTATAGAGAAACTAAAGCAAAACCAAGATAAAACAGGCCTAAAAGATGAAGAATTAGCGAAGTTAGATTCTATTATTAAAGGACAAAATTACAAAGGTGATGACTTTATGACTTTTGGTTTTAACGAATCTAAAGTAGATTCTTTAATTGATATTAACGCACCAGACTCTTTAATAACTAAAGAAATGGGCCAAACAGAAGATGCAGGCTATTTTACAAAAAAAGCATACACTCAAGTCTTAAAACTTTATAAAGACAACGGTAGTTTAGCAAGCATTTTACACTCGTTTTATGACACTATACCAATTGCATTGTTTTTTCTACTACCAATATTCGCATTTATTCTAAAATTACTTTTTTACAGTAAAGGGCCATTTGCATACCACTTGGTGTTTGCTTTTTACTATTTTTCATATCTATTTAGCACATTTATAATTTTATTACTAATTAGTTTTGTGTGGCCTAGTTTCTCTGGTTATGTTCAATTTTTAATTATACTTTCTACCTTTATATATTTGTGTATTGCTCTACAAAAATTTTATAAGCAAGGCTGGCTTTTAAGCTTCTTTAAGGGCTCTTTAGCTACTTTTATTTATTTTGTAATTGTAATACCCATAGCAATTACAATACTAAGTGCTTTTGCATTTTTAATGTATTAA
- a CDS encoding RluA family pseudouridine synthase produces MSICNKTFFYTFTFLKSKIISTETHIATLQKTPIRFQEYGIGIFIGISTKSALKKAVKKGLVYIDGKKATTATFINGAEEITYHKPKENQNKKKLDLELEVIYQDNYLAVINKPAGILVSGNSFKTIDNALEQNIVKSTLADATKPRPTHRLDYPTTGLLLIGKTSASILALNKLFENKKITKTYLAVTIGKMPVKGIISTIVDNKEALSKYNVIKSVASKRFSYLNLVKLKPETGRKHQLRVHLSSIGNPILGDAQYGLEDKIIKGKGLYLHAYSLDFIHPFTNKKMSLKKVPHKKFTKLFPTPLDYDFSV; encoded by the coding sequence ATTAGCATTTGCAATAAGACCTTTTTTTATACATTTACTTTTCTTAAAAGTAAAATTATCTCTACAGAAACTCACATAGCAACTTTACAAAAAACACCTATTCGGTTTCAAGAATATGGCATAGGTATTTTTATAGGTATAAGTACAAAATCTGCATTAAAAAAAGCAGTTAAAAAAGGGCTGGTTTATATTGATGGAAAAAAAGCAACTACCGCTACGTTTATAAATGGAGCTGAAGAAATAACCTATCACAAGCCTAAAGAAAATCAGAATAAGAAAAAGCTAGATTTAGAGTTAGAGGTTATTTACCAAGACAATTATTTAGCCGTAATAAATAAACCTGCAGGAATATTAGTTAGCGGCAACTCTTTTAAAACCATAGATAACGCACTAGAGCAAAACATTGTAAAAAGTACCCTAGCAGACGCTACAAAACCACGACCAACACACAGACTAGATTATCCTACAACAGGACTACTATTAATTGGAAAAACCTCAGCTAGCATATTAGCCCTTAATAAGCTTTTTGAAAATAAAAAGATCACAAAAACTTACTTAGCAGTTACTATTGGAAAAATGCCCGTAAAAGGAATTATTAGCACCATAGTAGACAATAAAGAGGCCTTATCTAAATACAACGTAATAAAAAGTGTAGCCTCAAAAAGATTTAGCTATCTAAATCTTGTAAAATTAAAACCAGAAACAGGAAGAAAACACCAACTTAGAGTACATTTATCCTCTATTGGAAACCCTATTTTAGGAGATGCGCAGTATGGACTTGAAGATAAAATTATAAAAGGAAAAGGATTGTATTTACACGCATATTCACTTGACTTTATTCATCCATTTACAAATAAAAAAATGAGCTTAAAAAAGGTGCCACATAAAAAATTTACTAAGCTATTTCCTACCCCTTTAGACTACGATTTCTCTGTTTAA
- a CDS encoding nuclear transport factor 2 family protein: MTNKELIQKFYTSFSNADIKGMLSCYHDDITFTDPAFGTLQGNRAKAMWQMLLSRSNGGTQITFNSITTNKNKGSVHWKAVYTYGSKKRKVTNNITANFTFLDGKIIEHVDTFNLWNWSKQALGISGYLLGWSSFFKSKIQTKTNNLLDTFISSSKNTELK; the protein is encoded by the coding sequence ATGACAAACAAAGAGTTAATTCAGAAATTTTACACCTCCTTTTCTAATGCAGATATTAAGGGTATGCTTAGTTGCTATCACGATGATATTACATTTACAGATCCTGCCTTTGGAACATTACAAGGCAATAGAGCAAAAGCAATGTGGCAAATGTTATTAAGCAGAAGTAACGGAGGAACTCAAATAACATTTAACTCTATTACAACTAATAAAAACAAAGGAAGTGTGCATTGGAAAGCCGTGTACACTTACGGTTCAAAAAAAAGAAAAGTTACAAATAACATTACAGCTAATTTTACCTTTTTAGACGGAAAAATAATTGAACACGTAGACACATTTAATTTATGGAACTGGTCTAAACAAGCATTAGGTATAAGCGGATATTTATTAGGTTGGTCTTCTTTTTTTAAATCTAAAATTCAAACTAAAACAAACAACTTGTTAGACACATTTATATCTTCTTCCAAAAATACGGAGTTAAAATAA
- a CDS encoding pyridoxal phosphate-dependent aminotransferase yields MSNHLSDRITNMSTSATLAMAAKARELRNAGKDIIGLSLGEPDFNIPDFIKDAAKQAIDDNYSSYSPVDGYADLKQAIANKFKRDNNLTYGLNQIVVSTGAKQSLANIAMCMLNKGDEVILPAPYWVSYSDIVKLAEGTPVEVATSIDTDFKMTPAQLEAAITPNTKMMWFSSPCNPSGSVYSKEELEGLAEVLKKHPNIYVVSDEIYEHINFRGGHVSIAGIDGMYDRTITVNGVSKAFAMTGWRIGFIGAPESIAKACTKFQGQNTSGANAIAQRATIAALEAPVSKIQFMIDEFHKRRDLVLELLGEIEGFKLNVPEGAFYVFPDISAFFGKTLNGTAINNASDLSMYLLENANVATVTGEAFGNPNCIRISYAASEKELREAVSRIKAVL; encoded by the coding sequence ATGAGCAATCATTTATCTGACAGAATCACAAATATGTCTACATCTGCCACATTAGCAATGGCAGCAAAAGCAAGAGAATTACGTAACGCTGGTAAAGATATTATTGGTTTAAGTTTAGGAGAACCAGATTTTAATATTCCAGATTTTATTAAAGATGCAGCAAAACAAGCTATAGATGATAACTACAGCAGTTATTCTCCTGTAGATGGTTATGCAGATTTAAAACAAGCTATTGCAAACAAATTTAAAAGAGACAACAATTTAACATACGGTCTTAACCAAATAGTAGTTAGCACTGGTGCTAAACAGTCTTTAGCTAACATTGCAATGTGTATGTTAAATAAGGGTGACGAAGTAATTTTACCTGCACCTTACTGGGTTAGCTATAGTGATATTGTAAAACTAGCAGAAGGAACTCCTGTAGAAGTTGCTACTAGTATTGATACAGATTTTAAAATGACTCCCGCTCAATTAGAAGCTGCTATTACCCCTAACACTAAAATGATGTGGTTTAGCTCTCCTTGTAATCCAAGCGGATCTGTATACAGCAAAGAAGAGCTAGAGGGCTTAGCAGAAGTATTAAAAAAACACCCTAATATTTATGTGGTTTCTGATGAAATTTATGAACACATAAACTTTAGAGGCGGACACGTTAGTATTGCTGGTATAGATGGTATGTATGACCGTACTATAACAGTAAACGGTGTTTCTAAGGCATTTGCAATGACCGGGTGGCGTATTGGTTTTATTGGCGCTCCAGAATCTATTGCTAAAGCGTGTACTAAATTTCAAGGTCAAAATACAAGTGGTGCTAATGCAATTGCTCAACGTGCAACTATTGCTGCGTTAGAAGCTCCTGTTAGCAAAATACAATTTATGATTGATGAGTTTCATAAAAGAAGAGATCTTGTTTTAGAGCTTTTAGGCGAAATAGAAGGTTTTAAATTAAATGTACCAGAAGGTGCTTTTTATGTTTTTCCTGATATCTCTGCATTTTTTGGTAAAACATTAAATGGTACTGCCATAAACAATGCATCAGACTTATCTATGTATTTATTAGAAAATGCAAATGTTGCAACTGTTACAGGTGAAGCATTTGGAAATCCTAATTGCATACGTATTTCTTATGCTGCATCAGAAAAAGAATTAAGAGAAGCTGTAAGCAGAATTAAAGCTGTCTTATAA
- the trkA gene encoding Trk system potassium transporter TrkA, producing the protein MKIIIAGAGEVGFHLAKLLSFESQDITLIDTYKESLAYADSHLDIRVLRGDATSIAVLKDAQVEKSDLVIGVTSSETTNLTLCILAKQLGCKRTIARISNTEFIKNKEELNFEKLGVDELISPEELAATEIQLLLNQSAFNESYEFEDGALIMIGVSLPKSAPFVGKMVKEAARIFPELNFMPIAIQRVGTQYTIIPRGDTEFMKGDQVYFITSKEGLDDLLKLTGKEKKQIKNVMIHGGSKLGYKAARDLCGKRFNVKLIEKDKERAMQLADDLPNALVINADGRIVEVLEEENLDAMDAFISVTSNSETNIMSCLVAKSRNIKKTIALVENMDYFQLSHTIGIDTLINKKLLAANNIFKHIRRGEVVAMTRLNNLNAEILEFVVKDCSAVNGKIIKELDFPRSATIGGVVRKGEGIIALGDFKILEGDRVVVCCLPRSIPKIEKLFL; encoded by the coding sequence ATGAAGATTATTATAGCAGGTGCAGGAGAGGTTGGCTTTCATTTGGCAAAATTATTGTCTTTTGAGTCACAAGATATTACCCTAATAGATACCTATAAAGAGAGTTTAGCGTATGCAGATAGTCACTTAGATATTCGTGTTTTAAGGGGTGATGCTACATCTATTGCGGTTTTAAAAGATGCACAGGTTGAAAAATCTGATCTTGTAATTGGAGTTACGTCATCAGAAACTACCAATTTAACACTTTGTATTTTAGCTAAGCAATTAGGTTGTAAGCGTACTATTGCGCGTATATCTAATACCGAATTTATAAAAAATAAAGAAGAGCTTAATTTTGAGAAATTAGGAGTAGATGAACTTATTTCTCCAGAGGAGCTCGCGGCAACAGAAATTCAGTTGTTATTAAACCAATCTGCTTTTAACGAAAGTTATGAGTTTGAGGATGGTGCGCTAATAATGATTGGTGTATCATTACCAAAATCGGCACCATTTGTTGGTAAAATGGTTAAAGAAGCTGCTCGTATTTTTCCTGAATTAAACTTTATGCCTATAGCAATACAGCGTGTAGGTACGCAGTACACCATTATACCAAGAGGTGATACTGAGTTTATGAAAGGAGATCAAGTATATTTTATAACCTCTAAAGAAGGTTTAGATGATTTATTGAAGCTTACCGGTAAAGAAAAGAAGCAAATTAAAAACGTGATGATTCACGGTGGTAGCAAGCTTGGCTATAAAGCTGCTCGTGATTTATGCGGAAAAAGGTTTAACGTTAAGCTTATAGAAAAAGATAAAGAAAGAGCAATGCAACTTGCAGACGATTTACCTAATGCTTTAGTAATTAATGCAGATGGGAGAATTGTTGAGGTTCTAGAGGAAGAAAACTTGGATGCTATGGACGCATTTATATCTGTTACTTCAAATTCAGAAACCAATATTATGTCTTGTTTGGTTGCCAAATCTAGAAACATTAAAAAAACAATTGCCTTGGTAGAAAATATGGATTATTTTCAGCTATCGCATACTATTGGTATTGATACGTTAATCAATAAAAAACTTTTAGCAGCCAATAATATATTTAAACATATTAGGCGTGGAGAAGTTGTGGCAATGACGCGTTTAAACAACCTTAATGCAGAAATTTTAGAGTTTGTCGTAAAAGACTGTTCTGCCGTTAATGGTAAAATTATTAAAGAGTTAGATTTTCCTAGATCAGCAACCATTGGTGGTGTTGTTAGAAAAGGCGAAGGTATAATTGCTCTTGGAGATTTTAAAATCTTAGAAGGAGATAGGGTAGTAGTATGTTGTTTACCAAGGTCTATTCCTAAAATTGAAAAGCTTTTCTTGTAA
- a CDS encoding TrkH family potassium uptake protein, with the protein MTLNYKIIIHIMGLLLLCNGAFMGLSAGISAIYKDGATLEITMAALVTLAAGAMAMLGTRGHKKEVKRKEGYLIVTFGWIVMSLSGVLPYLFTESIPSFTNAFFETVSGYTTTGATILNDIEVLPEGILFWRSLTHWIGGMGIIVLAIAILPILGIGGMQLFSAESPGPSADKLHPRITDTAKRLWYIYVGYTVAETILLKLAGMSFFDAINHSLATLSTGGFSTKNASLAYWNNDPLIQYIVILFMFLAGSNFVLSYFAFKGKIQKMLKDEEFKFYTGFVVFFTLIAALTVYLKADVPVSDYHPMVLGEAESAFRHTLFQIISVITTTGFVTADFTSWTPFLTVFFFGLMFLGGCAGSTSGGIKVMRHLLIIKNGLLEFKRTLHVNAIIPVRYNNKMVPEKIVYNIIAFLVLYMLLFILGALVLSFLGLDFVTAIGGAATSLGNVGPGLGSLNPLANFDGLPALGKWWTAFLMLAGRLELFTVLIILTPYFWKKI; encoded by the coding sequence ATGACGCTTAACTACAAAATTATAATACACATAATGGGTTTGTTACTACTTTGTAACGGAGCATTTATGGGGTTGTCTGCGGGTATTAGTGCTATATATAAAGATGGTGCTACATTGGAAATTACAATGGCTGCTTTGGTTACCTTGGCTGCTGGTGCTATGGCAATGCTTGGTACTAGAGGTCACAAAAAAGAGGTAAAAAGAAAAGAAGGGTATTTAATTGTAACTTTTGGTTGGATAGTTATGTCGCTTTCAGGAGTTTTGCCATACCTTTTTACAGAATCTATACCTAGTTTTACCAATGCTTTTTTTGAAACTGTCTCTGGTTATACGACCACAGGAGCTACTATTTTAAATGATATAGAAGTTTTACCAGAAGGCATTCTGTTTTGGCGAAGCTTAACACACTGGATTGGTGGTATGGGTATTATTGTTTTAGCAATTGCAATTTTACCAATTTTAGGTATTGGTGGTATGCAGTTGTTTTCTGCAGAATCTCCTGGTCCAAGTGCAGATAAATTACACCCTCGTATTACAGATACGGCAAAAAGACTTTGGTATATTTATGTTGGTTATACAGTTGCAGAAACTATTTTATTGAAGTTGGCAGGAATGTCTTTTTTTGATGCTATAAACCACTCTTTAGCAACATTGTCTACAGGAGGTTTTTCTACTAAAAATGCAAGTTTAGCGTATTGGAATAACGATCCTTTGATACAATATATAGTTATTTTATTTATGTTTTTGGCGGGTAGTAACTTTGTGTTGAGTTACTTTGCTTTTAAGGGTAAAATACAAAAAATGTTAAAAGATGAAGAGTTTAAATTTTATACTGGCTTTGTAGTGTTTTTTACCTTAATAGCAGCCTTAACAGTATATTTAAAAGCAGATGTTCCTGTTTCAGATTATCACCCTATGGTATTAGGAGAAGCAGAAAGTGCTTTTAGACATACACTCTTTCAAATTATATCTGTAATAACTACAACAGGTTTTGTTACTGCAGACTTTACAAGCTGGACACCTTTTTTAACTGTTTTCTTTTTTGGATTAATGTTTTTAGGTGGTTGTGCTGGTTCTACATCTGGTGGTATAAAAGTAATGCGTCATTTACTTATTATTAAAAACGGATTATTAGAGTTTAAACGTACGTTACACGTTAACGCAATTATACCGGTACGTTATAATAATAAGATGGTGCCAGAAAAGATTGTCTACAATATTATAGCTTTTTTGGTTTTATATATGCTGCTATTTATACTAGGTGCTTTAGTGCTTAGTTTTCTTGGGTTAGATTTTGTTACTGCTATTGGTGGTGCAGCAACTTCTTTAGGTAATGTAGGTCCGGGTCTTGGTAGTCTAAATCCGTTAGCTAATTTTGATGGTTTACCTGCTTTAGGTAAATGGTGGACAGCCTTTTTGATGTTAGCAGGTAGGTTGGAGCTATTTACGGTACTTATTATTTTAACTCCGTATTTTTGGAAGAAGATATAA